From Enterococcus wangshanyuanii, the proteins below share one genomic window:
- a CDS encoding GspE/PulE family protein has product MDERKKRRRKVRTVEQADRHSNAAVSSLDKAELLVLAVQYKMLTKKQANEVSAQLSPKMTVERLLIEGHYLSEEQLMTLKSRQTGIRIMDLFSVERDSAVLDLVSKKFAQKNQLFPVKKKKGRLVVAMVNPMDYDVINELRLLTGLSILPYFSLSADIDQMITEHYPEDMMLEEWLQDASDDLPGEVAQANSVLEDDSPIIKLVNSLLQTAVDKKASDIHFDPQKKSLNVRIRVDGELLDLNQLPKNVQSAVTSRIKIMSSLDITETRLPQDGRARIPNGRRMVDLRVSVLPTIYGEKIVIRIIDMSSGLRGLDEFNFDPDVLKGIKQLLKQPHGIFLVTGPTGSGKSSTLYAALNELNTPNVNIITVEDPVEYQLDGVNQVLVNSDIGLDFAAGLRSILRQDPNVVMVGEIRDGETAEIAIRASMTGHLVLSTLHTNDSIATVSRLIDMGVDSFLVANALTGVLSQRLVRTLCSSCKVAEPASLEEIEFLEKHHLYTDTLYSSTGCKKCNMTGFKGRMAIQELFIVTPDARLVISRNGEANELEKVAKKNGMKKLLDDGLDKVVRGYTTIAEVLKATSSE; this is encoded by the coding sequence ATGGACGAACGAAAGAAACGTAGAAGAAAAGTTCGAACAGTAGAACAAGCTGATCGCCATTCTAATGCAGCAGTAAGCAGTCTTGATAAAGCTGAACTTTTAGTCCTAGCAGTCCAATATAAAATGCTGACAAAAAAGCAAGCCAATGAAGTCTCAGCACAACTATCTCCCAAAATGACAGTAGAACGTCTTTTGATCGAGGGACATTATTTGAGCGAAGAGCAGTTGATGACATTGAAAAGTCGACAAACTGGGATTCGCATCATGGACTTGTTTAGTGTGGAACGAGATTCTGCTGTACTTGATTTAGTATCGAAAAAATTTGCTCAAAAAAATCAGTTATTTCCAGTTAAAAAGAAAAAAGGCCGCTTAGTAGTTGCTATGGTCAATCCCATGGATTATGACGTGATCAATGAATTACGTTTGCTGACGGGATTGTCGATTTTACCTTATTTTTCTTTAAGTGCAGATATCGATCAGATGATCACCGAGCATTATCCAGAAGATATGATGCTGGAAGAGTGGCTGCAGGATGCGTCAGACGATTTGCCTGGAGAAGTAGCCCAAGCGAATTCAGTTCTAGAGGATGATTCTCCCATTATAAAGCTGGTCAATTCTTTGCTGCAAACGGCTGTTGATAAAAAGGCTAGTGATATTCATTTTGATCCTCAGAAAAAAAGCTTGAATGTTCGGATTCGCGTAGATGGAGAATTATTGGATCTAAATCAATTACCGAAGAATGTTCAGTCAGCAGTGACTTCTAGAATAAAGATCATGTCTTCTTTAGATATCACGGAGACGAGGCTGCCTCAAGATGGACGAGCACGTATTCCAAATGGCAGACGGATGGTCGATTTGCGTGTATCTGTTTTACCAACGATCTATGGTGAAAAAATTGTTATTCGGATTATTGATATGTCTTCGGGGCTAAGGGGATTGGATGAGTTTAATTTCGATCCAGATGTTTTAAAAGGAATCAAACAGTTACTGAAACAGCCTCATGGGATTTTTTTAGTGACAGGTCCAACTGGTTCTGGGAAATCCTCTACATTGTACGCTGCCTTGAATGAACTGAATACGCCGAATGTCAACATTATTACTGTGGAAGATCCAGTGGAGTATCAGCTGGACGGCGTGAACCAAGTTTTAGTCAACAGCGATATCGGATTAGATTTTGCAGCTGGCTTACGTTCGATTTTACGTCAAGATCCAAATGTCGTCATGGTTGGAGAAATTCGGGATGGTGAAACAGCAGAAATCGCCATCCGAGCATCGATGACAGGACACCTAGTTTTAAGTACATTGCATACGAATGACTCGATCGCTACAGTTAGTCGTCTAATCGACATGGGAGTTGATTCTTTTTTAGTAGCGAATGCTTTGACAGGTGTTTTGTCTCAGCGACTTGTACGAACACTTTGCTCAAGCTGTAAAGTAGCTGAACCAGCCAGTCTAGAGGAAATCGAATTTTTAGAGAAGCACCATCTGTACACAGATACACTTTACAGTAGTACAGGATGTAAAAAGTGTAACATGACAGGATTTAAAGGCCGTATGGCTATTCAGGAATTATTTATTGTAACGCCGGATGCTCGACTGGTGATTTCTAGAAATGGAGAAGCCAATGAGTTAGAAAAAGTAGCAAAGAAAAATGGCATGAAAAAGCTTTTAGATGATGGGCTGGATAAAGTTGTTAGAGGATATACGACGATTGCAGAAGTCTTGAAAGCAACATCCAGTGAGTAA
- a CDS encoding PulJ/GspJ family protein codes for MKELLKDEKGLSLVEMIATLAIFSLVILFFGMIISSLGKAFTIQGQQVEFQQMANDMVVQMNGIINKKGLYEKAGYLGKFTTNGTTGKSSWLDQQVITVFDPERADLKTIDWIDDGKNRIGITDVLDAEKSLGKTYQLKNKDYKIKVFQKKNKNESLKTQFETPNYRDTFTIQTSVTILFYKGQIDFGDYLDADGEDIDLSGEHGIEEKEASKILYVRKAELTYRDEMKARGEIPGEGRW; via the coding sequence ATGAAAGAGCTTCTCAAAGATGAAAAAGGGTTGAGCTTGGTTGAGATGATTGCAACATTGGCGATCTTTTCGCTCGTGATTCTTTTTTTCGGTATGATCATCAGTAGTCTCGGCAAAGCCTTCACGATACAAGGACAGCAAGTTGAATTTCAACAAATGGCTAACGATATGGTCGTACAAATGAATGGAATCATAAATAAAAAAGGGCTTTACGAAAAAGCTGGTTATCTTGGTAAGTTTACTACAAATGGCACGACTGGGAAAAGCTCTTGGCTGGATCAGCAAGTCATTACTGTATTTGATCCTGAACGAGCTGATTTAAAAACGATCGATTGGATAGATGATGGAAAAAATAGAATAGGAATCACTGATGTTTTAGATGCTGAAAAAAGTTTGGGCAAAACCTATCAACTAAAAAATAAAGACTACAAAATCAAAGTGTTTCAAAAAAAGAATAAAAACGAATCATTAAAAACGCAATTTGAAACACCAAATTATCGTGATACATTTACGATTCAAACGAGTGTGACGATTCTTTTTTATAAAGGACAGATCGATTTTGGTGATTATCTTGATGCAGATGGAGAGGATATCGATCTTTCAGGAGAACATGGGATCGAGGAAAAAGAGGCTTCTAAGATTTTGTATGTAAGAAAAGCAGAGTTGACCTATCGAGATGAGATGAAAGCGAGAGGAGAGATTCCTGGTGAAGGACGCTGGTAA
- a CDS encoding type II secretion system protein → MLENEEGLTLAEVLVSVVILGTTFMLLASMLIRNQQLIELNEKKKEAQYVRDEIKEWMGYRGQTQDLAGLNPYVFSIREDSRLTDQQKSRRAYLILDNSGIQMKNTGSEQIPLYGEEKIDYTGRVKDGKENIERKIEYQYSKKEAELPDRWKNSDGSIKEEALYLGKYIGDQTKHFFVVLCRVNYKEGTKDFRKEGIELNLEIYDEKTGAFMTDTVFNWVVDY, encoded by the coding sequence ATGCTGGAAAATGAAGAAGGGCTGACTCTTGCGGAAGTTCTAGTCTCAGTAGTCATATTAGGAACGACTTTTATGCTGTTGGCATCAATGCTCATCAGAAATCAGCAATTGATAGAGCTGAATGAAAAAAAGAAAGAAGCTCAGTATGTTCGGGATGAGATAAAAGAATGGATGGGGTATCGTGGTCAAACACAAGATTTAGCTGGCTTGAATCCCTATGTTTTCAGTATAAGAGAGGATAGTCGTTTGACCGATCAACAAAAATCAAGGAGAGCGTATTTGATTCTCGATAATTCAGGCATTCAAATGAAAAATACTGGAAGTGAACAGATACCATTATATGGTGAAGAAAAAATCGATTATACGGGGAGAGTTAAAGATGGAAAAGAAAATATAGAAAGAAAAATAGAGTATCAATATTCTAAAAAGGAAGCAGAGCTGCCTGACCGTTGGAAAAATTCTGATGGGTCGATCAAAGAAGAAGCACTTTATTTGGGCAAGTACATAGGAGATCAGACGAAACATTTTTTTGTAGTCCTTTGCAGAGTAAATTACAAGGAAGGGACAAAGGATTTTCGTAAAGAGGGGATCGAGTTGAATTTAGAGATTTATGATGAAAAAACAGGGGCGTTTATGACAGATACTGTTTTTAATTGGGTCGTTGATTATTGA
- the glnA gene encoding type I glutamate--ammonia ligase translates to MTKKQNTVEDIKRIADEENVRFLRLMFTDIMGTIKNVEVPVSQLDKVLSNKMMFDGSSIEGFVRIEESDMYLYPDLSTWLIFPWESNHGKVARLICDIYNPDGQPFAGDPRGNLKRALEDMKELGFTSFNLGPEPEFFLFKLDEEGKITTDLNDRGGYFDFAPTDLGENCRRDIVLELESLGFEVEASHHEVAPGQHEIDFKYADVIEACDNIQTFKLVVKTIARKHGLHATFMPKPLYGISGSGMHCNMSLFKGDENVFYDENGPMQLSQTAYHFLGGLLKHARAYTAVCNPTVNSYKRLVPGYEAPVYVAWSGRNRSPLVRVPESRGLSTRLELRSVDPSANPYLSMAVLLQAGLNGIKNEITPPEAVDRNIYVMNEEERNEAQIHDLPSTLHNAIKELRKDEVMINALGNHIYANFVEAKRMEWAAFRQTVSEWEREQYLELY, encoded by the coding sequence ATGACGAAAAAACAAAACACAGTAGAAGATATCAAACGTATCGCCGATGAAGAAAATGTTCGATTTTTACGATTAATGTTCACAGACATTATGGGAACGATCAAAAATGTGGAAGTTCCAGTGAGTCAGTTAGACAAAGTATTAAGTAATAAAATGATGTTTGATGGCTCTTCTATTGAAGGTTTTGTACGAATTGAAGAAAGTGATATGTATTTATATCCGGATTTATCTACATGGCTGATTTTTCCATGGGAAAGCAATCATGGGAAGGTTGCTCGTTTGATTTGTGATATTTATAACCCGGATGGTCAACCATTTGCAGGAGATCCTCGCGGGAATTTGAAGCGTGCGCTGGAAGACATGAAGGAACTTGGATTTACTTCATTCAACTTAGGACCTGAACCGGAATTCTTCTTATTCAAATTGGACGAAGAAGGGAAAATCACGACAGATTTAAATGATCGCGGAGGCTATTTTGATTTTGCTCCGACTGATTTAGGCGAAAATTGCCGTAGAGATATTGTTCTCGAGCTGGAAAGCCTAGGTTTTGAAGTGGAGGCATCTCATCATGAGGTGGCGCCGGGGCAACATGAGATCGATTTTAAATATGCAGACGTGATCGAAGCGTGTGATAATATTCAAACGTTCAAATTAGTCGTAAAAACAATTGCCCGCAAGCATGGGCTGCATGCGACGTTTATGCCAAAACCACTTTATGGAATCAGCGGTTCGGGGATGCATTGCAATATGTCATTGTTTAAAGGCGATGAGAATGTCTTTTATGATGAAAATGGACCGATGCAGCTTAGTCAAACAGCCTATCACTTTCTTGGTGGATTGCTGAAACATGCACGTGCATACACGGCAGTCTGCAATCCGACTGTTAATTCATATAAACGTCTTGTACCTGGTTACGAAGCGCCTGTGTATGTCGCTTGGAGTGGTAGAAATCGCTCGCCACTTGTGCGTGTACCGGAATCGCGCGGCCTATCTACTCGTTTAGAATTGCGTTCGGTTGATCCTTCTGCAAATCCGTACCTATCAATGGCCGTTCTTTTGCAAGCTGGATTAAATGGAATCAAAAATGAAATTACGCCGCCTGAAGCCGTCGATCGTAACATCTACGTGATGAATGAGGAAGAGCGTAATGAAGCACAAATTCATGATTTACCGTCAACCTTGCATAATGCAATCAAAGAATTGCGTAAAGATGAAGTGATGATCAATGCTTTAGGCAATCACATTTATGCGAATTTTGTTGAAGCCAAACGTATGGAGTGGGCTGCGTTTCGTCAAACGGTCTCTGAATGGGAAAGAGAGCAATATTTAGAGCTATATTAA
- a CDS encoding MerR family transcriptional regulator — MREKELRRSMSVFPIGTVMKLTDLSARQIRYYEEQDLIHPERSEGNRRMYSLNDIDVLLEIKDYLSDGLNMAGIKRVYEMKLEEQMHAQESNRPLTDEDVRKILYDELISQGGLTQQNPFQSRGPKL, encoded by the coding sequence ATGAGAGAGAAGGAACTGAGAAGATCGATGTCGGTTTTTCCAATTGGTACAGTTATGAAGCTGACCGATTTATCAGCACGTCAAATCCGTTATTATGAAGAGCAAGATTTGATTCATCCAGAAAGAAGCGAAGGAAATCGCCGTATGTATTCACTGAATGATATTGATGTTTTGCTTGAAATCAAAGATTACTTGTCTGACGGTCTAAATATGGCAGGGATCAAACGTGTCTATGAAATGAAGCTGGAAGAGCAAATGCACGCTCAAGAGTCGAACAGACCTTTGACAGATGAGGATGTTCGGAAGATTTTATACGATGAGCTTATTTCTCAAGGAGGGCTTACTCAACAAAATCCATTCCAATCCAGAGGACCAAAGTTATAA
- a CDS encoding DUF6056 family protein, with protein sequence MLVDFIKKNKKNLFFYGGLFLLVFLYLTNFKIDVKTDDGWFMTAPREYSLSSYLQWRYEEWSARLFPETSLYFIFLVPLFVHHFISACAWFLYSYSLVRLFSEKISQQNFLVAFFSLGFMNVFVLKDALFWLTGATNYLWPLSLGLFALIPYADNFFRKKQTAVWPYLLPAFLFSLSNEQLIACVIGVVLIYHVAIFLRKQRENHFLLIPTSFFIGGAIFMLSAPGNELRLQQEVKMWMPDYHDLSIFTKVLRGSSWLFEGWQTKLLLLFIVLFILSALIDFTKMLTKVTGAYTAFLLLLIYTFPNRFTNFQAITKIDLLLEIKQGHLGHGAVLGAIAPFVLWGLFFLLVMGCSIAVSEQKIFLGLSYCAAVFSSMIMWFSPTMYASGARVFMCASIFLIINLYLLYQQLVKTKNNEAEWKISAYVWFLPAINLLFVLYLP encoded by the coding sequence ATGTTGGTTGATTTTATCAAGAAAAATAAAAAGAATCTATTTTTTTATGGTGGCTTGTTCCTTTTGGTTTTTTTGTACCTCACAAATTTTAAGATCGATGTAAAAACGGATGATGGTTGGTTTATGACTGCTCCTAGAGAGTATAGTTTGTCCAGCTATCTTCAGTGGCGATATGAAGAGTGGTCGGCACGATTATTTCCGGAAACATCCCTCTACTTTATTTTCTTAGTGCCGCTATTTGTGCACCATTTCATTAGTGCTTGTGCCTGGTTCTTATACAGTTATTCACTCGTTCGGTTGTTCAGTGAGAAAATCTCGCAACAGAACTTTTTAGTAGCGTTCTTTTCCTTGGGATTTATGAATGTTTTTGTGTTAAAGGATGCATTATTTTGGCTCACTGGTGCGACTAATTATTTATGGCCGTTGTCTCTAGGCTTATTTGCATTGATTCCTTATGCAGATAACTTCTTTAGAAAGAAACAAACAGCTGTGTGGCCTTATTTACTACCAGCTTTTCTGTTTTCTTTATCGAATGAACAGCTGATTGCCTGTGTTATTGGTGTGGTTCTGATTTATCATGTAGCGATTTTTTTACGGAAACAACGAGAGAATCACTTTCTTTTGATTCCAACATCGTTTTTTATTGGTGGTGCCATTTTCATGCTTTCTGCACCAGGAAATGAATTACGTTTGCAGCAAGAAGTGAAAATGTGGATGCCGGATTATCATGACTTATCTATTTTTACAAAAGTTCTCAGAGGAAGTTCATGGCTGTTTGAGGGCTGGCAAACCAAGTTGTTATTGCTATTTATTGTTCTGTTTATTCTTTCTGCTCTTATTGATTTTACAAAGATGTTAACTAAAGTTACAGGAGCATATACAGCATTTTTATTATTGTTAATATATACGTTTCCTAATCGATTTACGAATTTTCAAGCGATAACCAAAATCGATTTGCTTTTAGAGATAAAGCAAGGTCACTTGGGGCATGGAGCTGTATTAGGGGCTATAGCGCCCTTTGTTTTATGGGGGCTGTTTTTCCTGTTGGTTATGGGGTGCTCAATTGCCGTATCCGAGCAAAAAATTTTTCTTGGGTTAAGTTATTGTGCGGCAGTTTTTTCTTCAATGATCATGTGGTTTTCGCCCACGATGTATGCGTCTGGTGCTAGAGTCTTTATGTGTGCATCTATTTTTTTGATCATCAATTTATATTTACTATATCAACAGCTTGTAAAAACGAAAAACAATGAAGCTGAATGGAAGATATCTGCTTATGTGTGGTTTTTGCCAGCTATTAACCTTCTTTTTGTTCTTTATTTACCCTAG